In Clostridium sporogenes, one genomic interval encodes:
- a CDS encoding ABC transporter ATP-binding protein produces MNKDIYIKNLKVEFPTKEGNVRAVDNISLKINMGKVLGLIGETGSGKSVLGLSILGLLSSNALISGEILYKGTDLLSLDINFLRNLRGSDIALIPQNPGTALNPIMKVGKQISEGMNTNKKTRKIKVLNLLKELLLPNPIKVADSYPFELSGGMKQRVLASMGLCGNPNWIIADEPTKGLDAIVREQVYETLNKITNISNCGMLLITHDLMLSKNLCDDIAVMYAGDIVEIGKAYNVLEDSNHPYTKGLIFSQPHKGLKPMEGSSPSLISPPTGCKFSPRCPNKMPICSLKKPDFYTMENGSKVRCFLFDKSK; encoded by the coding sequence ATGAATAAGGATATATACATAAAAAATTTAAAAGTAGAATTTCCCACAAAAGAAGGAAATGTAAGGGCTGTAGATAATATCTCTCTAAAAATAAATATGGGAAAAGTATTAGGTCTTATAGGAGAAACAGGTAGTGGTAAATCTGTATTGGGCCTATCCATATTAGGTTTATTATCTAGTAATGCTCTTATTTCTGGGGAAATATTATATAAAGGTACAGATTTATTATCATTAGATATAAATTTTCTAAGAAATTTAAGAGGAAGTGATATAGCTTTAATCCCTCAAAATCCTGGTACTGCTTTAAATCCAATAATGAAAGTAGGAAAACAAATAAGTGAAGGAATGAATACCAATAAAAAAACTCGTAAGATTAAAGTGCTTAATTTACTAAAAGAATTACTTCTTCCTAATCCTATTAAAGTTGCAGATTCCTACCCTTTTGAGCTTAGCGGTGGTATGAAACAAAGGGTTTTAGCTTCTATGGGCCTATGTGGTAATCCTAATTGGATTATTGCAGACGAACCTACAAAAGGACTTGATGCCATAGTTCGTGAGCAAGTATATGAAACCTTGAATAAAATAACTAATATTAGTAACTGTGGTATGCTTTTAATTACCCACGATTTGATGCTTTCTAAAAATTTGTGTGATGATATTGCAGTTATGTATGCTGGTGATATAGTTGAAATAGGAAAAGCTTATAATGTTTTAGAAGACTCTAATCATCCTTATACAAAAGGACTTATATTTTCTCAGCCTCACAAAGGATTAAAACCTATGGAAGGCTCTTCTCCTAGTCTTATTAGTCCTCCTACAGGATGCAAGTTTTCACCAAGATGTCCTAATAAAATGCCTATATGTTCATTAAAGAAACCGGATTTTTATACAATGGAAAATGGATCTAAAGTGAGGTGCTTTTTGTTTGATAAAAGTAAATAA
- a CDS encoding ABC transporter ATP-binding protein — translation MIKVNNLTKTFKRNSFIKNKNLVLDNVSLHIKKGITFGLIGESGCGKSTLGRAILKLILLDSGEIYFNDIDITKYSSKDMISLRKDMQIIFQHPDTSLNPSKTILFSLLEPILIHNLMNRNEAMVKIKEFLDYVNLKEEILSRYPHEISGGQIQRIALVRALLLKPKFIILDEATSMLDVSVQAQIIQLLRKVQREFGITYLFISHDLDLVTAFCDEIAVMNKGKIIEVGKNYNVYNNPQQDYTKKLISTFKKFKE, via the coding sequence TTGATAAAAGTAAATAACTTAACTAAAACCTTTAAAAGAAATAGTTTTATAAAAAACAAAAATTTAGTTTTAGATAATGTATCCTTACATATAAAAAAAGGAATTACATTTGGGCTTATAGGAGAAAGTGGCTGTGGTAAATCTACTTTAGGTAGAGCAATTCTTAAACTTATTCTCTTAGACAGTGGAGAAATTTATTTTAATGATATAGACATAACAAAATATTCCTCAAAGGATATGATAAGCTTAAGAAAAGATATGCAAATAATATTTCAACATCCTGATACCTCTTTAAATCCTAGTAAAACTATACTATTTAGTTTACTAGAACCTATTTTAATTCACAATTTAATGAATAGAAATGAAGCAATGGTAAAAATCAAAGAATTTTTGGATTATGTTAATTTAAAAGAAGAAATCTTAAGTAGATATCCTCATGAAATAAGTGGTGGACAAATTCAAAGAATAGCCCTTGTTAGAGCTTTGCTCTTAAAACCCAAATTTATAATTCTAGATGAAGCCACCTCTATGCTAGACGTTTCTGTACAAGCTCAGATTATCCAGTTATTAAGAAAGGTTCAAAGGGAATTTGGTATAACCTATTTATTTATATCCCATGATTTAGACTTAGTTACAGCCTTTTGTGATGAAATAGCCGTAATGAATAAAGGTAAAATTATTGAAGTAGGCAAAAATTATAATGTATATAATAATCCTCAGCAGGACTACACTAAGAAATTAATTTCTACCTTCAAAAAATTTAAAGAATAG
- a CDS encoding DNA alkylation repair protein, whose amino-acid sequence MNKTIRDQIFGLADEEYQKFSSSLLPNTDNILGVRLPQLRKLAKAIAKEDWRKFIANYDSKYFEEIMLQGLVLGYAKADIEEILQYVADFVPKIDNWSVCDSFCTGLKFTKNNMERVWNFIQPFLSSNKEFEVRFGVVMLLDFYINDEYIDKVIKSLDAIKHPGYYAKMAVAWTISICYIKFSKQTMEYLKNNTLDDFTYNKALQKITESLRIDKETKIIIKSMKRKL is encoded by the coding sequence TTGAATAAAACAATTAGAGATCAGATTTTTGGATTAGCAGATGAAGAATATCAAAAATTTTCATCATCCCTTTTACCTAATACAGATAATATTCTAGGAGTCAGATTACCTCAACTTCGCAAATTAGCAAAAGCAATTGCAAAAGAGGATTGGCGTAAATTTATAGCGAACTATGACAGTAAATATTTTGAGGAAATTATGCTTCAAGGGCTGGTGCTAGGTTATGCAAAAGCAGACATTGAAGAAATTCTTCAATACGTTGCTGACTTTGTACCTAAAATTGATAATTGGTCTGTATGTGATAGCTTTTGTACTGGTCTAAAATTTACTAAAAATAACATGGAACGTGTTTGGAATTTTATACAACCATTTTTATCCTCTAATAAAGAATTTGAGGTTCGCTTTGGTGTTGTAATGCTACTAGATTTTTACATTAATGATGAGTACATAGATAAAGTAATTAAATCCCTAGATGCTATAAAGCACCCTGGCTATTATGCAAAAATGGCAGTTGCTTGGACTATTTCTATATGTTATATAAAATTTTCAAAACAAACTATGGAGTATTTGAAAAACAATACCTTAGATGATTTTACTTATAACAAAGCACTACAAAAAATTACTGAGTCTTTACGCATAGATAAGGAAACAAAAATAATTATCAAAAGTATGAAGAGAAAATTATAA
- a CDS encoding M15 family metallopeptidase, giving the protein MNEKTLVKIFNSFIFFIVIIAILCVIEVWSNKKNNNVGHANTIAKPENKHTRQQNKVRIRDNKKEILLVNRQNRLYETYLPKDLIIPNIKFISNGDPRVKKIRKVASEALEKLFNAAETEDIVLLGVSGYRNYNYQVNVYNNSVYRNGKEHADNYVAQPGASEHQTGLAIDIVSTEYTNLDENFVNTRAYKWLKENCYKYGFIIRYPKEKENITGYKFEPWHIRYVGIDVATEIMNRGITLEEYRSNENTN; this is encoded by the coding sequence ATGAATGAAAAAACACTTGTAAAAATATTTAATAGCTTTATTTTTTTTATAGTTATTATTGCAATTTTATGTGTTATAGAGGTTTGGTCAAATAAAAAGAATAATAATGTAGGACATGCTAATACTATTGCAAAACCAGAAAATAAGCATACTCGTCAACAAAATAAAGTTAGAATTAGGGATAATAAAAAAGAAATTTTATTAGTAAATAGACAAAATAGGTTATATGAAACTTATTTACCAAAAGATCTAATTATACCAAATATAAAATTTATATCAAATGGAGATCCAAGGGTGAAAAAAATTAGAAAAGTGGCTAGTGAAGCTTTAGAGAAACTTTTTAATGCTGCTGAAACTGAGGATATAGTGTTATTAGGAGTATCAGGATATAGAAATTATAATTATCAGGTAAATGTTTATAATAATTCAGTGTATAGAAATGGAAAAGAACATGCAGATAACTATGTTGCACAACCAGGAGCAAGTGAACATCAAACCGGTTTAGCTATAGATATAGTTTCAACCGAGTATACAAACTTAGATGAAAATTTCGTTAATACTAGGGCATATAAATGGCTTAAAGAAAATTGTTATAAGTATGGATTTATAATTAGATATCCAAAGGAAAAAGAAAATATTACTGGTTATAAATTTGAGCCTTGGCATATAAGATATGTAGGAATAGATGTGGCTACAGAAATTATGAATAGAGGTATTACATTGGAGGAATATCGTAGCAATGAAAATACAAATTAA